A single region of the Brachypodium distachyon strain Bd21 chromosome 3, Brachypodium_distachyon_v3.0, whole genome shotgun sequence genome encodes:
- the LOC100842871 gene encoding uncharacterized protein LOC100842871: MASPRKDNGGFLTQEQREKLRIAVQNAETLSLASPRSPTGGTTSALLLHYEQQQQQQRAAAAAAARGGGGGGGVRNVRRAHSGKAVKVKKDGAGGKGTWGRLIDADAATFLDRNDPNYDSDEEPYELVEVPPTTPLEDYKKSLVTIIEEYFSTGDVKLASSDLKELGHDDFHRYFIKKLVSMAMDRHDKEKEMVSVMLSSLYGDVFSSTQIKLGFVMLLQAVDDLTVDIPDAVDVLALFIARAVVDDILPPAFLSKAKGSLSESSKGMQVLQIAAKSYLSAPHHAELLERRWGGSTYITVEEVKRRITDLVKEYIKNGDTTEACRCIRELAVPFFHHEVVKRAVTLGMESPATEALIIKLLKEAAEEGLISSSQMMKGFSRVAESLDDLSLDVPSAKSQFQTLVPKAVSEGWLDSSYVPSGANGHVQDDDHEKLRRYKKEAVSMIHEYFLSDDIPELIRTLKELGFPEYNPIFIKKLITIAMDRKNREKEMASVLLSSLSMELFSTEDVVKGFIMLLESAEDTALDILDASDELGLFLARAVIDDVLAPLNLDEIGSELPPKCSGAETLNMARSLASARHAGERLLRCWGGGTGCAVEDAKDKIAKLLEEYESGGDLGEACNCIREMGMPFFNHEVVKKALVMAMEKKTERTLELLQECFGEGIITINQMTKGFSRVRDGLDDLALDIPDAPEKFLSYVEHAKKNGWLVSSFGASAST, encoded by the exons ATGGCGTCGCCGAGGAAGGACAACGGGGGGTTCCTGACGCAGGAGCAGCGGGAGAAGCTCCGGATCGCGGTGCAGAACGCTGAGACGCTGTCGCTTGCGTCGCCGCGCTCGCCCACTGGGGGGACCACctcggcgctgctgctgcactacgagcagcaacagcagcagcagcgcgccgcggcggcggctgcggccaggggcggcggagggggcggcggggtCAGGAACGTGCGTCGGGCGCATTCCGGGAAGGCCGTCAAGGTTAAGAAAG ATGGTGCTGGTGGCAAGGGCACCTGGGGAAGACTTATTGATGCTGATGCAGCCACATTCCTTGACCGGAATGATCCAAACTATGATAGTGATGAG GAGCCATATGAACTGGTTGAAGTCCCTCCAACAACCCCACTGGAGGACTACAAGAAATCTCTTGTCACGATAATTGAAGAATATTTCAGCACTGGTGATGTTAAATTGGCTTCTTCTGATCTTAAAGAGTTGGGTCATGATGACTTCCATCGCTACTTCATCAAGAAGCTTGTTTCCATGGCAATGGACAGGCATGACAAGGAGAAAGAGATGGTGTCTGTGATGTTATCATCTCTTTATGGTGACGTGTTCAGTTCAACTCAAATCAAATTAGGCTTTGTGATGCTGCTACAGGCTGTTGATGATTTGACTGTTGACATCCctgatgcggttgatgtcctTGCTCTTTTCATTGCACGAGCAGTGGTCGATGACATTCTTCCACCTGCTTTTCTCAGCAAGGCAAAAGGGAGTCTTTCAGAGTCTTCAAAGGGGATGCAAGTATTACAAATTGCAGCGAAGAGCTATCTTTCAGCACCGCACCATGCAGAGTTACTTGAGCGGCGTTGGGGTGGTTCAACATACATCACAGTAGAGGAGGTAAAGCGGAGGATTACTGATCTTGTAAAGGAATATATCAAGAATGGTGATACAACTGAGGCATGTAGGTGCATAAGAGAGTTGGCTGTGCCCTTTTTTCACCATGAGGTCGTCAAGCGAGCTGTCACTCTTGGAATGGAAAGTCCAGCTACAGAAGCACTTATTATCAAGCTTCTGAAGGAAGCAGCTGAAGAAGGTTTGATAAGCTCTAGTCAGATGATGAAGGGATTCTCTCGTGTTGCAGAAAGTCTTGATGATCTCTCTCTTGATGTACCATCCGCAAAATCTCAGTTCCAGACATTGGTACCAAAAGCAGTCTCTGAGGGATGGCTTGACTCTTCATATGTACCTTCAGGTGCCAATGGCCATGTCCAAGATGATGACCATGAGAAGCTGAGGAGGTACAAGAAGGAGGCTGTGTCTATGATACATGAGTACTTCCTTTCTGATGATATACCAGAGCTTATTCGCACCCTCAAAGAGCTTGGTTTTCCAGAGTACAACCCGATATTTATCAAGAAACTCATAACAATTGCAATGGACCGCAAGAACAGGGAGAAAGAGATGGCATCTGTTCTTCTATCCTCATTAAGCATGGAGCTGTTCTCTACCGAAGACGTTGTCAAGGGATTCATAATGCTTCTTGAATCTGCAGAAGATACTGCACTGGACATATTGGATGCCTCAGATGAGCTTGGACTGTTCCTAGCCAGGGCAGTGATCGATGATGTGCTTGCGCCTCTGAACTTAGATGAGATTGGCAGTGAACTTCCACCAAAATGCAGTGGGGCTGAAACATTGAACATGGCACGCTCACTTGCCTCTGCCCGTCACGCTGGAGAGAGGCTTCTGAGATGCTGGGGCGGCGGGACAGGATGTGCCGTGGAGGATGCCAAGGACAAGATAGCAAAGCTCCTGGAGGAATATGAGAGTGGGGGCGATTTAGGGGAAGCATGCAACTGCATCCGTGAGATGGGGATGCCTTTCTTCAACCATGAGGTGGTCAAGAAGGCGCTTGTCATGGcgatggagaagaagacaGAGCGCACCCTCGAGCTGCTGCAAGAGTGCTTTGGTGAAGGGATCATAACCATCAACCAGATGACCAAGGGGTTCTCGAGGGTCAGGGACGGGCTTGATGATCTGGCTCTTGACATTCCTGATGCCCCGGAGAAGTTCCTCTCCTATGTCGAGCATGCGAAGAAGAATGGGTGGCTTGTGTCCTCTTTCGGCGCCTCTGCTTCGACCTGA